The following coding sequences lie in one Bacteroidota bacterium genomic window:
- a CDS encoding sugar transferase yields MTRATLNKLRAPLLDLVTISVAWGFYYWIRVSSGLFPHTPDPDFWVPLIAVGVFWLLVFFLSGLYRSWYSQSRFDELTSLFKATTFGILFLFFAIFIDDSGVGSPVQSRMLIVVYWALILGFVGGGRLLQHTFQRRLLEAGIGLRNTFVVGWSEKARELFDRVQVYPALGYRIVGFVPATEGVHEDTYKGVPILQPITQLPGLLEQYEVTDVLIALASTDHDNLLSVIGSCNSHDVSLKIMPDLYDIISGQARTNQIYGFPLIEIMPVIMQPWEQAGKRAIDLMISFATLFVGLPVW; encoded by the coding sequence GTGACGAGAGCAACCCTTAACAAGCTACGGGCCCCTCTTCTCGACCTTGTGACAATTTCCGTCGCCTGGGGGTTCTATTACTGGATCCGGGTTAGCAGCGGCCTGTTTCCTCACACACCCGACCCGGATTTCTGGGTTCCGCTCATTGCCGTTGGAGTCTTCTGGCTGCTTGTGTTCTTCCTTTCCGGACTCTATCGCTCGTGGTATTCCCAATCGCGGTTCGACGAGTTGACTTCGCTCTTTAAGGCGACGACATTCGGCATCCTTTTCCTCTTTTTCGCAATCTTCATCGACGACAGCGGAGTCGGATCCCCGGTCCAGTCGCGCATGCTGATCGTGGTGTACTGGGCGTTGATCCTCGGGTTTGTCGGGGGCGGCCGCCTCCTCCAGCACACGTTTCAGAGGCGTTTGTTGGAAGCCGGGATCGGCCTGCGAAATACGTTCGTCGTGGGATGGTCGGAGAAGGCAAGAGAACTGTTTGACAGGGTTCAGGTCTACCCCGCGCTCGGATACCGCATCGTGGGATTCGTCCCTGCAACAGAAGGGGTTCATGAGGATACCTACAAGGGGGTGCCGATCCTTCAACCGATCACCCAACTCCCCGGCCTGCTGGAACAATACGAAGTCACCGACGTCCTGATCGCCCTCGCATCCACCGATCATGACAACCTCCTTTCGGTTATCGGTTCTTGCAATTCACACGATGTGAGCCTCAAAATCATGCCGGACCTTTACGATATCATCAGCGGACAGGCCCGCACAAATCAGATCTACGGGTTCCCGCTTATTGAGATCATGCCGGTGATCATGCAGCCGTGGGAACAAGCGGGGAAACGGGCGATCGATCTCATGATTTCCTTTGCGACTCTTTTTGTGGGACTCCCGGTCTGGAT
- a CDS encoding glycosyltransferase: MAPLRILYVGLRNDYGDPRRGYSFEYVNFFETLSAMEDVKVLEFPFDEVMRQWGRETMNVKLLEAAEEMKPDICFFMLFTDEVKRETIRKLSDRKGSQTLNWFADDHWRFHGFSRFWAPLFHWVVTTDKYSVERYRRIGCRNVIKSQWGFNHRIYRRSDVPQDHDVTFVGQAHSSRRRFAGALERAGVHVEFWGKGWNNGRLKQNEMIELFSRTRINLNFADSSFGFRLKPIVKTVLSRRADGTYTVQAPRQILGNVSTLFDGKHPQIKGRNFEIPGSGGFLLTQQVDGIEEYFIPGREIALFHSENDLTEKVQFFLKNEGERESIRQAGYERALKDHTFQKRFEDIFRIVAG, encoded by the coding sequence GTGGCGCCTCTTCGCATCCTCTACGTCGGTTTGAGGAATGACTACGGCGATCCGCGCCGCGGATACAGTTTCGAATATGTGAATTTCTTTGAGACGCTCTCCGCGATGGAGGACGTAAAGGTCCTGGAATTTCCGTTCGACGAAGTGATGCGTCAATGGGGCCGGGAGACGATGAACGTCAAATTGCTTGAGGCTGCAGAGGAGATGAAGCCCGATATCTGCTTCTTCATGCTCTTTACCGACGAAGTGAAGAGGGAGACCATCCGGAAGCTCTCGGACCGGAAGGGAAGTCAGACCTTGAACTGGTTTGCCGACGATCACTGGAGGTTTCATGGGTTCTCCAGGTTCTGGGCCCCCCTGTTTCATTGGGTGGTAACGACCGATAAGTACTCGGTCGAACGATACCGAAGGATCGGGTGCCGGAACGTCATCAAGTCCCAGTGGGGATTCAACCACCGAATCTACCGGAGATCCGATGTCCCGCAGGACCACGACGTCACGTTCGTGGGTCAGGCTCATTCATCCAGAAGGCGGTTTGCCGGCGCGCTGGAACGCGCTGGCGTGCATGTTGAATTCTGGGGGAAGGGTTGGAACAACGGGCGTTTGAAACAAAACGAGATGATAGAGCTATTTTCCAGGACCAGGATCAACCTGAATTTCGCCGACAGCTCGTTCGGCTTCCGCCTCAAGCCGATCGTGAAGACTGTGCTGTCGCGGCGCGCAGACGGGACGTACACGGTGCAGGCTCCCCGTCAGATTCTGGGCAATGTTTCAACTCTTTTCGATGGGAAGCACCCGCAAATAAAAGGAAGGAATTTTGAGATTCCGGGGTCGGGCGGATTCCTTCTTACCCAACAGGTGGATGGAATTGAAGAATATTTCATCCCCGGCAGGGAAATTGCCTTGTTTCATTCGGAGAATGACTTGACGGAGAAGGTTCAATTTTTCCTGAAGAATGAAGGCGAGCGTGAATCGATCCGGCAGGCGGGGTATGAGCGGGCGCTGAAGGACCACACGTTTCAAAAACGGTTTGAAGACATTTTTCGCATAGTTGCCGGTTAA